One region of Erwinia tracheiphila genomic DNA includes:
- a CDS encoding Mu-like prophage major head subunit gpT family protein, with protein MAIVTPALIKALFTGWNGDFQNGLEQADSQYEKIATIVPSTTKSNTYGWLGQFPGMREWIGDRVIKDMQAHGYQLVNRPFESTVGVNRDDIDDDNVGIYSPLFTEMGRAAGVQPDELTFGALSQGFDTLCYDRQNFFDTDHPVYPAVDGTGTAASVSNILAAEGYKGQPWFVLDCSRAIKPVIFQNRKSPELVAMDKVDDEDNFMRKLIRYGVDARCEAGYSFWQLAYAAKAPLNADNVWQVIQSMRSVRADGGRPLAIRPTHLVVPPSMEKQATQLLERELTIDSDGGTVSNEMKGRLELIVGDYL; from the coding sequence ATGGCTATCGTTACCCCCGCACTTATCAAGGCGCTGTTTACCGGCTGGAATGGTGATTTTCAGAACGGTCTTGAGCAGGCCGACAGTCAGTATGAGAAAATTGCCACCATTGTGCCAAGCACCACAAAATCCAACACCTACGGCTGGCTGGGACAGTTCCCGGGAATGCGTGAATGGATTGGCGATCGCGTCATTAAAGATATGCAGGCACACGGCTACCAGCTGGTTAACCGTCCGTTCGAAAGTACCGTAGGCGTTAATCGTGATGATATCGACGATGACAACGTGGGCATTTACTCTCCGCTGTTTACCGAAATGGGCCGCGCCGCTGGTGTCCAGCCTGACGAACTGACGTTCGGCGCACTGTCGCAGGGCTTTGACACCCTGTGTTATGACCGCCAGAACTTCTTTGATACCGATCATCCTGTTTATCCCGCCGTGGATGGCACCGGCACGGCGGCCAGCGTCAGTAATATTCTGGCGGCAGAAGGCTATAAAGGTCAGCCCTGGTTTGTCCTGGACTGTTCCCGCGCCATTAAACCGGTCATCTTTCAGAACCGCAAGTCGCCGGAACTGGTGGCGATGGACAAGGTTGATGATGAAGATAACTTTATGCGCAAGCTTATCCGCTATGGGGTCGATGCCCGTTGCGAAGCGGGTTATTCCTTCTGGCAACTGGCTTATGCTGCTAAAGCTCCCCTCAATGCCGACAACGTATGGCAGGTCATTCAGTCAATGCGCTCAGTGCGTGCTGATGGTGGCCGCCCGCTGGCCATTCGTCCGACACATCTGGTTGTTCCGCCGTCAATGGAAAAACAGGCAACACAATTGCTTGAGCGTGAACTCACTATCGACAGCGACGGTGGCACGGTCAGCAATGAAATGAAAGGCCGTCTGGAACTGATCGTGGGCGACTACCTGTAA
- a CDS encoding DUF3486 family protein — MQDKRTRGRPSKIDLLPSVIRDQLHGLLRDKRHTQEDIRAAVNELIDGHGLGDDMKLSRTGLNRYASRMEEIGSKIRQSREVAEVWCAKLGDAPTSDVGKLLQEVVRTLAFETGMAMSENGEPVEPKAISQLALAIQRVEQAAMTSPKREKEIRAAFAAEAADKAEKIVKQAGLTADAAADIRRQILGIV; from the coding sequence ATGCAGGATAAGCGCACCCGTGGCCGCCCGTCTAAAATCGATCTCCTGCCGTCCGTTATTCGCGATCAACTGCACGGGTTACTGCGGGATAAACGACATACCCAGGAAGATATCCGGGCGGCGGTAAATGAGCTGATTGACGGTCATGGCCTGGGCGATGACATGAAACTCAGCCGTACCGGATTAAATCGCTATGCCAGCCGGATGGAAGAAATTGGCTCTAAAATCCGCCAGTCGCGTGAAGTGGCGGAAGTGTGGTGTGCAAAACTGGGCGATGCGCCGACCTCCGATGTTGGTAAGCTGTTGCAGGAAGTGGTCAGAACGCTGGCGTTTGAAACCGGTATGGCCATGAGTGAAAACGGGGAACCCGTTGAACCTAAAGCCATCAGCCAGCTTGCCCTTGCCATCCAGCGGGTTGAGCAGGCTGCGATGACCAGCCCTAAGCGTGAGAAAGAGATCCGCGCCGCGTTCGCGGCTGAAGCGGCGGATAAAGCCGAGAAAATCGTTAAACAGGCGGGGCTGACCGCCGATGCCGCTGCTGATATTCGTCGCCAGATTCTGGGGATCGTCTGA
- a CDS encoding phage tail sheath subtilisin-like domain-containing protein, giving the protein MAISFQDIPDNIRVPLCYIEFDNSAAVKGTPQTLHKTLLLGLRLNTGSVPAGQPFRITSASAAESAFGRGSMLSTMAGAFIKANTYSDLWAVAVDDDENGIRATGTVTLSGPCKTSGQIALMIAGTSVRVTALAGDTATAMARKIAAAVNALKTLPVTATSAEDKVTLTARWSGVTGNDIDIRVNYYDGDMLPAGVGCTCSVMTGGVGNPDLSDAIAAFGDTWWNYLVNPFTDTANLDLLKLELVNRWGPLRQIDGQCFMGFRGTHAATSTFGIRRNDYLFSTTGTGLVPQPPYIWAATVAGAAVASLSTDPARPLQTLQLPGLLPPTIGERWALNERNVLLYDGISTYSVAAGNVVQIERLITMYRENSFGDTDPSYLDVETIATLSYLRYSTRTRITQKFPRHKLASDGIRVSPGQAIVTPAVVKTELLALFTEHEWAGLVEGFDDYKATLIVERDENDRNRLNVRDNPDLVNQFRIYAHAIQFIL; this is encoded by the coding sequence ATGGCGATTTCATTCCAGGATATCCCGGACAATATTCGTGTCCCCCTCTGTTATATTGAGTTTGATAACAGTGCGGCAGTAAAAGGTACTCCTCAGACGCTGCACAAAACGCTGCTGCTGGGTCTGCGCCTCAATACCGGCAGCGTCCCGGCAGGTCAGCCGTTTCGTATCACCTCAGCCAGTGCTGCCGAATCGGCATTTGGTCGGGGGTCAATGTTATCCACGATGGCCGGTGCTTTTATTAAGGCCAATACCTACAGCGATCTGTGGGCTGTTGCCGTTGATGACGATGAGAACGGCATCAGGGCAACCGGAACCGTTACGCTGTCAGGCCCCTGCAAAACATCAGGTCAGATTGCATTGATGATAGCCGGAACCTCTGTGCGGGTGACTGCACTGGCCGGGGACACTGCCACCGCTATGGCCCGGAAAATTGCCGCCGCCGTCAATGCTCTCAAAACACTGCCGGTAACGGCCACTTCAGCAGAGGACAAAGTGACGCTGACCGCCAGGTGGAGCGGCGTAACCGGCAATGATATTGATATCCGGGTGAACTATTACGACGGCGATATGCTGCCAGCCGGGGTCGGATGTACCTGTAGCGTCATGACCGGCGGTGTGGGTAATCCTGACCTGTCTGATGCCATCGCCGCTTTTGGCGATACATGGTGGAATTACCTGGTGAACCCGTTCACCGATACAGCCAACCTTGACCTGCTCAAACTGGAGCTGGTGAACCGCTGGGGGCCACTGCGCCAGATTGATGGTCAGTGCTTTATGGGATTCAGGGGCACCCATGCCGCCACCAGTACCTTTGGTATCCGGCGCAATGATTACCTGTTTTCGACCACCGGCACCGGTCTGGTGCCACAGCCCCCGTATATCTGGGCCGCAACCGTAGCCGGTGCAGCCGTCGCTTCCCTGAGCACTGACCCGGCACGACCTTTGCAAACCCTGCAACTGCCCGGATTGTTGCCACCCACCATAGGTGAACGCTGGGCGTTGAATGAACGTAATGTGCTGCTCTATGACGGCATTTCAACCTACAGCGTGGCGGCGGGCAATGTGGTGCAGATTGAACGGCTTATCACCATGTACCGTGAAAACAGCTTTGGCGATACTGACCCGAGTTATCTTGATGTGGAAACCATCGCCACCCTGTCATATCTGCGCTATTCCACCCGCACCCGCATCACACAAAAGTTCCCCCGCCATAAGCTGGCCAGCGACGGTATCCGGGTCAGCCCCGGACAAGCCATCGTGACCCCGGCAGTGGTTAAAACGGAGCTGCTTGCCCTGTTTACCGAACATGAGTGGGCAGGGCTGGTTGAAGGATTTGATGACTACAAAGCCACGCTGATCGTTGAGCGTGACGAAAATGACCGTAACCGACTTAACGTGCGTGACAACCCTGACCTGGTGAATCAGTTCAGAATATACGCGCACGCTATTCAGTTTATTTTGTAA
- a CDS encoding DUF2635 domain-containing protein produces the protein MTELYIKPVPGLTVRDPDTYEPLAVNGEKKPCTGFWLRRLKDGDVVAVTAGTSKKGADK, from the coding sequence ATGACTGAGTTATATATCAAACCGGTCCCCGGGCTGACAGTTCGGGACCCTGATACTTACGAACCACTGGCTGTCAATGGCGAAAAGAAACCGTGTACCGGCTTCTGGTTGCGCAGGCTGAAGGATGGCGACGTGGTTGCAGTTACGGCTGGCACATCAAAGAAAGGAGCCGATAAATAA
- a CDS encoding VpaChn25_0724 family phage protein, whose protein sequence is MREILNADQRLVVLRTLVECGGDANESVLQTCLDAWGHRVSRDMVRTHCHWLTEQGLVSVKDVSGCLVVTLSERGADVAEGRSTVPGVKRPRPRG, encoded by the coding sequence ATGCGGGAGATTTTAAACGCAGACCAGCGACTGGTGGTCTTGCGCACGCTGGTTGAGTGTGGTGGTGACGCTAACGAGTCGGTGTTGCAGACCTGCCTGGATGCCTGGGGGCACCGTGTCAGCCGCGATATGGTGCGTACCCACTGTCACTGGCTGACAGAGCAGGGACTGGTGTCTGTCAAAGATGTTTCCGGATGTCTGGTGGTGACGTTATCAGAGCGCGGTGCCGATGTGGCCGAGGGACGCAGTACCGTACCTGGCGTAAAACGTCCACGCCCGAGGGGATAA
- a CDS encoding DUF1834 family protein: MTIPSSVTTEISDALLAGIRHLFASTLRRVDTHPGQWSDSAVKTIINTAPAVYVAWLGGRPGTVRQTMVSTWGIFISAQVLNGRTSDSPGIYQIVERLTAWLHGRRLAPAGRFMLTQAGNLWSDIQSAGGVAVYGLYFEAPQQLPDAPDLNDDDIGDYTTHYQKWAVPVGTPEQEALISLPVQDKPHD; encoded by the coding sequence ATGACGATCCCATCTTCTGTTACGACTGAAATCTCTGACGCGCTGCTTGCAGGGATCAGACATCTGTTTGCCAGTACCCTGCGCAGAGTAGATACGCACCCGGGCCAGTGGAGTGACAGCGCGGTGAAAACCATTATCAACACCGCCCCAGCCGTTTATGTCGCCTGGCTGGGTGGGCGTCCTGGCACGGTACGGCAGACGATGGTCAGTACCTGGGGAATATTTATCAGTGCTCAGGTACTGAATGGCCGTACCAGTGATTCGCCCGGTATTTATCAAATCGTTGAGCGCCTGACCGCCTGGCTACACGGGAGACGCCTTGCCCCGGCAGGTCGCTTTATGCTGACTCAGGCGGGCAATCTGTGGAGTGATATCCAGAGTGCGGGCGGCGTGGCGGTCTACGGCCTGTATTTTGAAGCACCACAGCAATTGCCGGATGCGCCTGACCTCAATGACGATGATATCGGTGACTACACCACCCACTACCAGAAATGGGCTGTACCTGTCGGTACACCGGAGCAGGAGGCGCTGATTTCTCTCCCTGTCCAGGATAAACCACATGACTGA
- a CDS encoding phage protease has translation MKTKKPAHPRLAILNSTLADPNDGWYQLLPAGHFSARDGRPEDVASGTWFMDADIARAFIEATAAVNQPVLFDYNHVTLKQDTDAKAAREAVAAAWLRNPRENMQWREGDGLYVRPELTPAAQAAVDAREWGYLSAVFPYDEQGHPLFLRMGALTNDPGLTGMSSLVALAAQLTDVSPQKVTVMNDYIRQLLERLGIELPENPDSLTEEDLGELWQQALSALDTLLSAADVAVDAQSAIEDATSPDDALTEVMDVVDGAAADIVEAEQILEDAALNGVDLTRFVPAKAYQLLARRAAVLSARSQGSNVESVIQNARRSGRVTAAEVPYLRALGKQHGVAELNAAIQGRKPVVALTARQTRGLNRPTRLAVLSVAEKDAARLQGLTEAEYLKRKKGAAK, from the coding sequence ATGAAAACGAAAAAGCCCGCCCACCCACGTTTAGCCATCCTCAATTCGACCTTAGCGGACCCGAATGACGGCTGGTATCAGTTACTACCCGCCGGCCATTTCAGCGCCCGGGATGGTCGCCCGGAGGATGTTGCCAGCGGCACCTGGTTTATGGATGCAGATATCGCCCGGGCGTTTATTGAAGCCACTGCCGCTGTCAATCAGCCGGTACTGTTTGATTACAACCACGTCACCCTGAAACAGGATACCGATGCCAAAGCGGCCCGCGAGGCTGTAGCTGCCGCCTGGTTACGCAATCCGCGGGAAAACATGCAGTGGCGTGAGGGTGACGGGTTGTACGTGCGTCCTGAGCTGACCCCTGCCGCACAGGCGGCCGTTGATGCCCGTGAGTGGGGCTATCTTTCTGCCGTTTTCCCCTATGACGAACAGGGCCACCCACTCTTTCTGCGAATGGGTGCCCTCACCAATGACCCGGGCCTGACCGGTATGTCATCCCTTGTCGCACTTGCGGCGCAATTAACCGATGTTTCTCCCCAAAAGGTAACGGTAATGAATGACTACATTCGCCAGCTGTTAGAACGGCTTGGCATAGAACTACCCGAAAACCCGGACTCTCTCACCGAAGAGGACCTGGGTGAACTGTGGCAGCAGGCACTCAGTGCGCTGGATACTCTGTTATCGGCGGCTGATGTGGCAGTAGATGCACAGAGTGCTATTGAAGATGCCACCAGTCCGGATGATGCCCTCACTGAGGTGATGGACGTGGTTGACGGAGCGGCGGCGGATATTGTTGAAGCTGAACAAATCCTCGAAGACGCGGCACTGAACGGTGTGGATCTGACCCGGTTTGTCCCGGCTAAAGCGTATCAACTGCTGGCGCGTCGTGCGGCAGTGCTGTCTGCCCGTAGTCAGGGGAGTAATGTGGAATCGGTTATCCAGAATGCGCGTCGTTCCGGGCGCGTGACGGCAGCGGAAGTGCCTTATCTGCGTGCGCTGGGTAAACAGCACGGCGTGGCCGAGCTGAACGCCGCTATTCAGGGCCGGAAGCCCGTCGTGGCACTGACCGCCCGTCAGACCCGTGGTCTCAACAGGCCCACCCGCCTGGCCGTTCTCTCTGTGGCTGAAAAAGACGCTGCCCGTCTTCAGGGACTGACTGAGGCGGAATATCTGAAACGTAAAAAAGGAGCCGCCAAATAA
- a CDS encoding phage virion morphogenesis protein, which yields MQIDHKFDDRGIVRAFKRLEKLGRDTTPITRAIAAVLASESEDAFATETDPTTGKKWAPLTEGYKARLAKKGKTGGMLQRSQGGLAMSLSVDYDAVSAAIGTSKVYGPIHQWGGLPNMPPAPAAVPAREYMGLSPQGVKDILTIINEQHARASKA from the coding sequence ATGCAGATTGACCACAAGTTTGATGACCGCGGTATCGTCAGGGCGTTTAAACGGCTGGAAAAGCTGGGGCGAGATACCACCCCAATTACCCGCGCGATTGCGGCAGTACTGGCCAGCGAGAGCGAAGACGCCTTTGCCACGGAGACTGACCCGACAACCGGTAAAAAGTGGGCACCGTTAACAGAGGGTTACAAAGCCCGGCTGGCGAAGAAGGGTAAAACCGGCGGTATGCTCCAGCGCAGTCAGGGTGGGCTGGCGATGTCACTGTCTGTCGATTATGATGCAGTCAGTGCCGCCATTGGCACCAGTAAAGTGTATGGACCCATTCACCAGTGGGGCGGCTTACCAAATATGCCACCCGCCCCGGCGGCCGTTCCGGCGCGTGAGTACATGGGGCTTTCTCCGCAAGGGGTTAAGGATATCCTCACCATCATCAATGAACAGCACGCCAGGGCGTCAAAGGCGTAA
- a CDS encoding DUF935 domain-containing protein: MLVKMLTRLVDAFGRRFWFQNESQTGSGDSRLGQLRRHYSDHPVSGLTPARAAEILVDAERGLLPDQCDLAEDMEEKDSHLQSELGKRRRAIQSLKWTIKPPPNASREEIKDAELLTEILLDASWLPDCIFDATDAILKGFSCQEIEWENVEGLLIPREVEWRDPAWFQTHPDDRNLLRLRDGSYHGADLQPFGWIQHYAKSKSGYLARTGLIRTLVWPFIFKNYSVRDLAEFLEIYGLPIRVGQYPAGATDKEKQTLLQAVMSIGHNAGGIIPRSMMIDFKNAADGTADPFLSMMSWAELSMSKAILGGTLTSQADGASSTNALGNVHNEVRFEVRSSDATQVAATLTRDLVFPLYVLNCQSYNNQRRHPRFEFDLSEPEDVSAYATALPALVSMGMKIPLQWAHDKLQIPIAAKDEDCLKAVAPSPDFSQALLSARDVRPGYALLSAIPQPTDAMPDAVSGEQWQAAIDPLLTPVIEALKTGGYAAARNKAAELYLDMDDAQIADMLHRAMFVAETWGRLNATAG; this comes from the coding sequence ATGCTGGTGAAAATGCTCACTAGACTGGTTGACGCCTTTGGGCGTCGTTTCTGGTTTCAAAATGAGTCGCAAACCGGGTCGGGTGATTCACGTCTGGGTCAGCTGCGCCGCCACTACAGTGACCACCCCGTCAGCGGGCTGACGCCTGCCCGTGCCGCTGAGATCCTGGTGGATGCTGAACGGGGGCTGTTACCTGACCAGTGCGATCTGGCCGAAGACATGGAAGAGAAAGACTCTCACCTTCAGTCAGAGCTTGGGAAACGCCGCCGGGCTATCCAGTCACTCAAATGGACCATTAAACCACCGCCGAACGCCAGTCGCGAAGAAATCAAAGACGCCGAACTGCTGACGGAGATCCTGCTGGATGCCTCATGGTTACCCGATTGCATCTTTGATGCCACCGATGCCATCCTGAAAGGCTTCTCATGTCAGGAAATTGAATGGGAGAACGTTGAAGGACTGCTGATACCGCGTGAAGTCGAGTGGCGCGATCCGGCGTGGTTCCAGACTCACCCCGATGATCGGAATCTTCTTCGCCTCCGGGATGGCAGCTACCACGGAGCCGATCTGCAACCTTTTGGCTGGATACAACATTATGCCAAATCAAAGTCCGGCTATCTGGCCCGCACCGGGTTGATCCGCACGCTGGTCTGGCCGTTTATCTTTAAAAATTATTCGGTCCGTGACCTGGCTGAGTTTCTGGAAATTTACGGCCTGCCTATCCGGGTGGGGCAATATCCTGCCGGGGCCACCGATAAAGAGAAACAGACTCTGTTGCAGGCGGTAATGTCCATTGGCCACAATGCCGGGGGGATTATTCCCCGCTCAATGATGATTGACTTTAAAAACGCCGCTGACGGCACGGCTGACCCTTTTCTGTCGATGATGTCATGGGCAGAACTCAGTATGTCAAAAGCCATTCTGGGTGGCACGCTAACCAGCCAGGCTGACGGAGCCAGCAGCACCAACGCCCTGGGCAACGTGCATAATGAGGTGCGGTTTGAGGTGCGATCCAGCGATGCGACCCAGGTCGCGGCCACGCTGACCCGTGACCTGGTCTTTCCGCTGTATGTGCTGAACTGTCAGTCGTATAACAATCAGCGCCGCCATCCCCGTTTTGAGTTTGATCTCTCCGAACCGGAAGACGTCAGTGCCTATGCGACAGCTCTGCCAGCCCTGGTGAGTATGGGGATGAAAATCCCGTTGCAGTGGGCGCACGACAAGCTGCAAATCCCGATTGCCGCGAAGGATGAGGATTGTCTCAAGGCCGTAGCACCATCCCCTGATTTCTCTCAGGCATTGCTCAGTGCCCGTGACGTTCGCCCCGGTTACGCACTGCTGTCAGCCATACCCCAGCCGACGGATGCTATGCCGGATGCCGTGAGCGGCGAGCAGTGGCAGGCAGCCATCGACCCGTTGTTAACACCGGTTATTGAGGCGCTGAAAACGGGTGGTTACGCAGCGGCCAGAAACAAAGCAGCAGAGCTGTATCTGGATATGGATGACGCACAAATTGCGGATATGCTGCACCGGGCTATGTTTGTTGCCGAGACGTGGGGGCGACTGAATGCCACAGCCGGTTGA
- a CDS encoding HI1506-related protein, translating into MPNQNANMEYVDMVGISVVNTAHDGYRRAGFVFARGDNILPPVTAQQWQTLADDPRLSVTIISAATDDLPSRGLGNTPLSDAVDDNALKPGDPQSVKPTRAELLLGAVMCSELESDPLIFWTKSGSPRLEHWRSIVGDDLTAEEITQALDGGSQP; encoded by the coding sequence ATGCCAAATCAGAATGCAAATATGGAATATGTCGATATGGTCGGCATTAGCGTGGTCAATACGGCACATGACGGGTATCGCCGGGCGGGTTTTGTTTTCGCCCGGGGTGACAATATTTTACCGCCGGTCACTGCGCAGCAATGGCAGACCCTGGCCGATGACCCGCGTCTGTCTGTCACGATTATTTCGGCAGCTACGGATGATTTGCCGTCGCGGGGGCTGGGTAATACCCCGTTATCTGACGCGGTAGACGACAACGCTCTGAAACCCGGTGATCCACAGTCAGTCAAACCCACCCGTGCCGAGCTGCTGCTGGGGGCGGTAATGTGCTCAGAGCTGGAGTCAGATCCGCTGATTTTCTGGACCAAAAGCGGCAGTCCCCGTCTGGAACACTGGCGATCAATTGTGGGTGACGATCTGACGGCAGAAGAAATCACTCAGGCACTGGACGGAGGTTCACAACCATGA
- a CDS encoding phage tail tube protein: protein MTSPYQYTGVAYVRLNGKEYPTKEGATLTPGGISRQPVVGARVYGWQGKPREAKLSCTIPQGPGISLFYINNLTDVTVEFESDTGERFLMANAWSTGESTLTDSGDIAAAFDAIECREI, encoded by the coding sequence ATGACCAGTCCATATCAGTATACCGGGGTGGCCTACGTCCGCCTGAACGGTAAGGAATACCCGACCAAAGAGGGGGCCACCCTGACACCGGGTGGCATCAGTCGCCAGCCTGTGGTGGGTGCCCGCGTCTACGGCTGGCAGGGAAAGCCGAGGGAGGCCAAACTCAGTTGCACCATTCCACAGGGGCCGGGGATCTCTCTTTTTTATATCAATAATCTCACCGATGTAACTGTCGAGTTTGAAAGCGATACCGGCGAACGGTTTCTGATGGCCAATGCCTGGAGTACAGGCGAATCCACATTAACGGATTCGGGTGATATCGCAGCGGCTTTTGATGCCATTGAATGCAGGGAAATTTAA
- a CDS encoding terminase large subunit domain-containing protein, with protein sequence MLTAEISPAAEFIIDAVQGGGADNNDVLLAYQKRWIADDSPLKIAEKSRRTGLTWAEAADASLTAAKSREAGGTNHFYIGSNKEMAREFIDAAAMWARAYGLAAGEVGEEVFEDEDKDILTFIIYFASGYKVQALSSNPRNLRGMQGNVTIDEAGHHDRLAEVLKSALALTMWGAKVRIISTHNGNENLFNELIQDSRAGRKRYSVHTITLDDACNDGLYRRICQVSKQVWSQAKEDEWKANLLKDTATEEDALEEYYCVPKQGSGAYIPRVLIDRATREEHPVLRFTMPDGHMEWTEEERHRTVATWYEEALAPLLMLLDPDTRHSVGGDFARIADLSIFSISSIEQDTRRRLRLTVELRSVPYNQQREIIFFILHGTPRLVGVALDAGGNGGYLAEAVLLHWGEDMVAAVQLSENWYREWAPKYKALFESGYIEIPKDEDIITDQRHLQVIRGVPKIDKNRSTSADGNKRHGDSCVSYMMAVRASYMDGQIIEFTPLPGKHTIASEDDNLPAFERGCW encoded by the coding sequence ATGCTGACTGCCGAAATCTCCCCCGCCGCAGAGTTTATTATCGATGCCGTCCAGGGGGGTGGGGCCGACAATAACGATGTTCTGCTGGCCTATCAGAAAAGGTGGATAGCCGACGATTCTCCGTTAAAAATTGCCGAGAAGTCGCGCCGTACCGGGTTGACATGGGCGGAAGCCGCTGACGCCTCGTTAACCGCCGCGAAGTCCCGTGAAGCGGGCGGGACGAACCATTTTTATATCGGCTCTAATAAAGAGATGGCGCGGGAGTTTATTGATGCTGCCGCCATGTGGGCCAGAGCCTACGGACTGGCGGCGGGTGAAGTGGGTGAGGAAGTCTTTGAGGACGAAGACAAAGACATCCTCACCTTTATCATCTACTTCGCCAGTGGCTATAAAGTGCAGGCGCTGTCCAGTAACCCCAGGAACCTGCGCGGTATGCAGGGTAACGTCACCATTGATGAGGCCGGTCACCATGATCGGCTTGCGGAGGTGCTTAAATCCGCGCTGGCGCTGACCATGTGGGGGGCTAAGGTTCGTATTATTTCCACCCACAATGGCAATGAAAACCTGTTCAACGAGTTGATCCAGGACTCCCGCGCCGGGAGAAAACGCTATTCTGTTCATACGATCACGCTGGATGATGCCTGTAATGACGGGCTGTACCGCCGTATCTGCCAGGTATCAAAACAGGTCTGGTCACAGGCGAAAGAGGATGAGTGGAAAGCCAATCTGCTCAAAGATACCGCCACCGAAGAAGATGCTCTTGAGGAATATTATTGTGTACCGAAACAGGGTTCCGGTGCCTATATTCCCCGCGTGCTGATTGACCGTGCCACCCGCGAAGAACATCCGGTTCTGCGCTTTACCATGCCGGATGGCCATATGGAATGGACCGAAGAGGAACGGCACCGGACGGTAGCCACCTGGTACGAGGAGGCGTTAGCCCCACTGCTGATGCTGCTTGACCCCGATACCCGTCACAGCGTCGGAGGCGACTTTGCGCGTATCGCCGATCTGTCCATTTTCAGCATATCCAGCATCGAGCAGGACACCCGCCGCCGTTTGCGCCTGACCGTGGAGTTGCGCAGCGTTCCCTACAACCAGCAGCGGGAGATCATCTTCTTTATTCTGCACGGTACGCCCCGACTGGTCGGGGTAGCGCTGGATGCCGGGGGGAACGGTGGCTATCTGGCTGAAGCCGTTTTGCTTCACTGGGGCGAAGACATGGTAGCGGCTGTCCAGTTAAGTGAGAACTGGTATCGGGAATGGGCACCCAAATACAAAGCCCTGTTTGAGTCCGGCTATATCGAAATTCCAAAGGATGAGGACATCATCACCGACCAGCGTCACCTTCAGGTGATACGCGGTGTGCCTAAAATTGACAAAAATCGCAGTACCAGCGCGGACGGAAACAAGCGACATGGCGACAGTTGTGTGTCTTACATGATGGCCGTCAGGGCCAGCTATATGGATGGTCAGATTATTGAATTTACCCCTTTGCCAGGCAAACACACGATTGCCAGCGAGGATGATAATTTACCTGCTTTTGAGAGGGGATGCTGGTGA
- a CDS encoding gp436 family protein, protein MSYATLTDLYSRYSTDALHTLVDAKIADWHQLDAAELTTARKQLLQIALDDASATIDGYIDSRATLPLRTVPQVLIRVACVLARVALEDGAATEKATKDNEDVLRLLEKVATGDISLGLSKEAERPDGGDVAMMSSAGSVFSRSKSRGFI, encoded by the coding sequence ATGAGTTACGCCACCCTGACCGACCTGTACAGCCGTTACAGCACGGATGCTCTGCATACTCTGGTGGATGCCAAAATTGCTGACTGGCACCAGCTGGATGCTGCGGAACTTACTACCGCACGGAAACAGTTACTACAGATCGCTCTGGATGATGCATCGGCCACCATTGATGGCTATATCGACAGCCGGGCAACCCTGCCGTTAAGAACCGTTCCACAGGTGCTGATCAGGGTGGCGTGTGTGCTGGCCCGCGTTGCCCTCGAAGACGGTGCGGCCACGGAAAAAGCAACCAAAGACAATGAAGATGTGTTGCGACTGCTGGAAAAAGTCGCCACCGGTGATATCAGCCTTGGCCTCAGTAAGGAGGCAGAACGGCCTGACGGTGGTGATGTCGCCATGATGAGCAGTGCGGGCAGTGTCTTCAGTCGCAGCAAATCCAGGGGGTTTATCTGA
- a CDS encoding phage tail assembly protein: protein MQIQLIHGLCYGQGDDMVRQFDVELRELNAGDLIEAEQASEKMVMTPKGPALLSSPAMMGYEMVRRSIARIGVIQGPLSMALLKTLHQDDLELLLKATNLQSDAAITTVNRVTDEGR from the coding sequence ATGCAAATCCAGCTGATACACGGTCTGTGCTATGGCCAGGGCGATGATATGGTCAGGCAGTTTGACGTCGAGTTAAGGGAGCTGAATGCCGGTGACCTGATTGAAGCAGAACAGGCCAGCGAAAAAATGGTAATGACCCCGAAGGGTCCGGCGCTGCTCTCCAGCCCGGCCATGATGGGTTATGAAATGGTTCGTCGCAGCATTGCACGTATTGGTGTCATTCAGGGGCCACTGTCGATGGCGCTGCTGAAAACCCTGCATCAGGACGATCTTGAACTGTTGCTGAAGGCAACTAACCTGCAAAGCGATGCTGCCATCACCACGGTAAATCGGGTGACTGACGAGGGGCGATAG